One genomic region from Microcystis panniformis FACHB-1757 encodes:
- the phoU gene encoding phosphate signaling complex protein PhoU, with translation MSLSKETNHPDRTYFARSLQRLEQDVLRMGTLVEESFRLSHQSLFARDLEMAKKIPPLDKEIDRYYRQIELDCATLMTLQAPVAQDLRLLSAFMQLVRDLERIGDYAKDLAEIALKLFAYTPHDCMSEIEAMSHHAQYMLATSLVALADLDQEAGPKVKELDNTVDRAYDYLYHTLAHQRDIKGVVEPILLMALLIRHLERMADHATNIAQRVSYIVTGQRG, from the coding sequence GTGAGCCTATCCAAAGAAACCAATCATCCCGATCGCACCTATTTCGCTCGTTCTCTCCAGCGATTGGAACAGGATGTGCTGAGAATGGGAACCTTGGTCGAAGAATCCTTTCGTCTTAGCCATCAATCCCTTTTTGCTAGGGATTTGGAAATGGCGAAAAAAATCCCCCCCCTTGACAAGGAAATCGATCGCTACTACCGTCAAATCGAGTTAGATTGTGCCACTCTCATGACTCTACAGGCTCCCGTAGCCCAAGATTTGCGGCTTTTAAGTGCTTTTATGCAATTAGTGCGCGATTTGGAACGTATCGGCGATTATGCCAAGGATTTGGCGGAAATAGCTCTCAAATTATTCGCCTACACTCCCCACGATTGTATGAGTGAGATCGAGGCCATGTCCCACCATGCTCAGTATATGTTAGCCACGAGCCTTGTTGCTCTGGCTGACCTCGATCAAGAAGCCGGTCCAAAGGTCAAAGAACTAGATAATACGGTCGATCGAGCCTATGATTATCTCTATCACACTCTCGCCCATCAAAGAGATATTAAGGGTGTGGTGGAACCAATCCTGCTGATGGCTTTACTAATCCGTCATCTGGAACGTATGGCCGATCACGCCACCAATATCGCCCAAAGGGTATCCTACATTGTTACTGGACAGAGAGGCTGA
- a CDS encoding sensor histidine kinase, translating into MTIFAFIFGVVLGLSICYWQVSRLNGELKRNLIALSDSVDLSASFPVTSLVRRELQFLSQSLQEREKSLEIQKSLLELAPIAYLHIDADNQLLWCNQQAITLLKLDRWQPDQVRLLLELVRSYELDQLIQETRQKQSPQVQTWTFYPTNYPITPISDRQVIAPKSIALKGYGYPLPEGEIAVFIENRQPLVELSQNRERAFSDLTHELRTPLTSISLLTEALQKRLQAPERRWLEQMAKEVERLSQLVCDWLEISELQADAGRSLQYQMINLQDLIRAAWQTVTPIAAQKQISLDYSSPVDWTVEVDRSRLLQVFLNLFDNAIKYSPDQGKIRLEIREISDTIGEKWLKIDVIDNGKGFNEADLPYVFDRLFRGDPSRTRQKQSTRDYSTGLGLSIAKEIIQAHGGSIVAQNDPNTGGARLQVTLPRQKKEVGIMNYEL; encoded by the coding sequence ATGACTATTTTCGCTTTTATTTTCGGAGTAGTTTTAGGTTTGAGTATTTGTTATTGGCAAGTCTCACGCTTAAATGGGGAGTTAAAGCGAAATCTAATCGCTCTCTCGGATTCGGTGGATTTATCGGCCTCTTTTCCCGTTACCTCCCTGGTACGTCGAGAATTACAGTTTCTCTCCCAAAGTCTGCAAGAGCGAGAAAAGAGCTTAGAAATTCAGAAATCCTTGCTAGAACTAGCGCCGATCGCCTATCTTCATATAGATGCCGATAATCAACTGCTCTGGTGTAATCAACAGGCAATAACCCTCTTAAAACTCGATCGCTGGCAGCCAGATCAGGTACGTCTGCTGCTGGAATTGGTGCGCTCCTACGAATTAGATCAATTAATTCAAGAAACTCGCCAAAAACAGAGTCCACAGGTGCAAACTTGGACTTTTTACCCGACTAATTATCCTATCACCCCTATCAGCGATCGCCAAGTGATTGCTCCTAAATCGATTGCCTTGAAGGGTTACGGTTATCCCTTGCCAGAAGGTGAAATCGCTGTATTTATCGAAAATAGACAGCCTTTAGTGGAATTATCGCAAAATCGCGAGCGAGCTTTCTCTGACTTAACTCACGAGTTACGCACTCCCTTAACCTCCATTTCTCTCCTTACCGAAGCTTTACAAAAACGCCTCCAAGCTCCCGAAAGACGCTGGTTAGAACAAATGGCGAAAGAAGTGGAGCGTTTGAGCCAATTAGTGTGCGATTGGCTAGAAATCAGTGAATTACAAGCGGATGCGGGGCGATCTTTACAATACCAGATGATCAATCTACAGGATCTAATCCGCGCCGCTTGGCAAACTGTCACCCCAATAGCCGCCCAAAAACAGATTAGCTTAGATTATTCCTCTCCGGTGGATTGGACGGTAGAAGTTGATCGTTCTCGTCTGCTGCAAGTTTTCCTAAATCTCTTTGATAATGCCATTAAGTATAGTCCCGATCAGGGGAAAATTCGCCTAGAAATTCGAGAAATATCCGATACTATCGGGGAAAAATGGCTAAAAATTGACGTTATCGACAACGGGAAGGGATTTAACGAAGCGGATCTACCCTACGTTTTTGATCGCCTCTTTCGCGGTGATCCTTCCCGCACCCGTCAAAAACAAAGCACAAGGGATTATAGTACCGGTTTAGGTTTATCGATTGCCAAAGAGATTATTCAAGCCCATGGCGGTTCGATCGTCGCTCAAAATGATCCTAACACCGGCGGCGCTCGCCTACAAGTCACTCTCCCCCGTCAAAAAAAGGAGGTGGGAATTATGAATTATGAATTATGA
- a CDS encoding response regulator transcription factor, with protein sequence MLTLDTPPLSASTDFVPNHRILIVEDEEVIRDMIILALEEEGYEALGVSDGRAALELLQSQESNHGESRFDLVVLDLMLPQINGLDICRLLRYHGNIIPILILSAKASETDRVLGLEVGADDYLTKPFSMRELVARCRALIRRQGFTSLAAAPVRKFRDVFLYTQECRVTVRDEEINLSPKEFRLLDLFMSYPRRVWSREQLIEQIWGPDFLGDTKTVDVHIRWLREKLEIDPSQPEYLITVRGFGYRFG encoded by the coding sequence ATGTTAACCCTTGACACCCCCCCCTTGTCGGCGAGTACGGATTTCGTTCCCAATCATCGGATTTTAATCGTCGAAGACGAAGAAGTGATTCGGGATATGATTATTTTGGCTTTGGAAGAAGAAGGTTATGAGGCGCTCGGTGTTAGTGATGGTCGCGCTGCTCTAGAATTACTGCAAAGTCAAGAATCTAATCACGGTGAGTCTCGTTTTGATTTGGTCGTTTTGGATTTAATGCTACCCCAAATCAACGGTCTTGATATCTGTCGTCTGTTGCGCTATCACGGCAATATTATCCCGATTTTAATCTTAAGTGCTAAGGCCAGCGAAACCGATCGAGTTTTGGGTTTAGAAGTAGGTGCCGATGATTATCTGACTAAACCCTTTAGTATGCGAGAATTAGTCGCTCGTTGTCGCGCTCTGATTCGTCGTCAAGGATTTACTTCCCTTGCTGCTGCTCCCGTGCGAAAATTCCGCGATGTTTTTCTCTATACCCAAGAATGTCGGGTGACGGTGCGAGATGAAGAAATTAACCTTTCTCCTAAAGAATTCCGTCTCCTCGACCTATTTATGAGTTATCCGCGCCGAGTTTGGTCAAGAGAGCAGTTAATTGAACAAATTTGGGGACCAGATTTTTTAGGAGACACCAAAACCGTCGATGTTCACATTCGCTGGTTACGCGAAAAACTGGAAATCGATCCCAGTCAACCGGAATACCTAATTACTGTACGCGGTTTCGGTTATCGTTTTGGCTAG
- a CDS encoding creatininase family protein, with protein MLLQLSTWLEVESYLEQSQGIIIPIGSTEQHGPTGLIGTDALCAEAIAKGVGKQVRAMVAPTLNVGMALHHTAFPGTISLRPSTLIQVILDYVTCLARAGFRQFFFINGHGGNIATLKAAFSETYYHLDSLNLPNTNEVKCQVANWFMVREVYLLAKELYGEQEGSHATPSEVALTQYLYPESRKNAFLSEKVASGHGIYGAANFRQNYPDGRMGSNPALATPEHGQRFYELAVKELSNTYLEWLSCPVSELISN; from the coding sequence ATGTTATTACAGTTATCCACCTGGTTAGAGGTGGAATCCTATCTAGAACAATCTCAGGGAATTATTATTCCTATTGGTTCCACGGAACAACACGGGCCGACGGGACTTATTGGTACAGATGCTCTATGTGCTGAGGCGATCGCTAAAGGAGTGGGGAAACAGGTACGAGCAATGGTAGCACCCACCTTAAATGTCGGTATGGCCCTACATCACACGGCTTTCCCGGGTACAATTAGTCTTCGTCCTAGCACTTTGATTCAAGTCATCCTCGACTATGTGACTTGTTTAGCTAGAGCCGGTTTTCGTCAATTTTTCTTTATTAATGGTCACGGGGGCAATATTGCCACCCTAAAGGCCGCTTTTTCGGAAACCTATTATCATTTGGATTCCCTTAATTTGCCTAACACAAACGAGGTTAAATGTCAAGTGGCCAATTGGTTTATGGTGCGAGAAGTTTATCTTTTAGCCAAAGAATTATATGGAGAGCAGGAGGGTTCCCACGCTACACCGAGCGAAGTGGCATTAACTCAGTATCTTTACCCTGAAAGCCGTAAAAATGCCTTTTTATCGGAAAAAGTGGCTTCTGGTCATGGTATTTACGGTGCGGCTAATTTTCGCCAAAATTACCCCGATGGTCGTATGGGTTCCAATCCTGCTTTAGCGACTCCCGAACACGGTCAGAGATTCTATGAATTAGCGGTGAAAGAATTGAGTAATACTTATCTAGAATGGCTCTCTTGTCCTGTGTCTGAGTTGATTAGTAACTAA
- the glcD gene encoding glycolate oxidase subunit GlcD, with the protein MLLKNPPKISPNLIKQLEAILGKDGVIRRKDELLTYECDGITGYRQRPALVVLPRSTAEIAAVVKLCHDNEIAWVARGAGTGLSGGALPLEEGILIVTARMNQILRVDLDNQRVVVQPGVINNWVTQAVSGAGFYYAPDPSSQIICSIGGNVAENSGGVHCLKYGVTTNHVMGLKIVLPDGSIIDVGGAVPEQPGYDLTGLFVGSEGTLGIATEITLRILKTPESICVLLADFTSIEAAGQAVADIIKSGMIPAGMEIMDNLSINAVEDVVATGCYPRDAESVLLVELDGLGVEVTRNKHRVAEICRQNGARNITTANDAETRLKLWKGRKAAFAAAGKISPNYFVQDGVIPRTQLVYVLQEIKALSEKYGYKIANVFHAGDGNLHPLILYDNKVEGAWEEVEELGGEILKLCVRVGGSLSGEHGIGIDKNCYMPAMFNEIDLETMGYVRDCFNPKGLANPGKLFPTPRSCGEAANAKIQGFAGVDVF; encoded by the coding sequence ATGTTACTCAAAAATCCCCCGAAAATCTCCCCCAATCTGATCAAACAGCTAGAAGCGATCCTTGGCAAAGATGGAGTCATCCGTCGCAAAGATGAATTATTAACCTACGAGTGCGATGGTATCACAGGATACAGACAAAGACCCGCTCTTGTGGTGCTGCCTCGCAGCACCGCAGAAATTGCGGCGGTGGTGAAACTCTGTCACGATAACGAGATTGCCTGGGTAGCGAGGGGTGCAGGAACGGGCTTATCGGGAGGGGCGTTACCCTTAGAAGAGGGGATTCTCATCGTCACGGCGCGGATGAATCAGATTCTCAGGGTTGATTTAGATAATCAAAGGGTGGTGGTACAGCCCGGGGTGATTAATAATTGGGTGACGCAAGCAGTAAGCGGGGCGGGATTTTATTACGCACCGGATCCCTCTAGTCAAATTATCTGCTCGATCGGTGGTAATGTGGCGGAAAATTCCGGCGGGGTTCACTGTTTAAAATACGGCGTGACTACCAATCACGTTATGGGCTTAAAAATCGTCCTTCCCGACGGTTCAATTATCGATGTGGGGGGTGCGGTACCGGAACAACCGGGCTACGATTTAACCGGTTTATTTGTGGGTTCCGAGGGAACTTTAGGCATCGCCACGGAAATCACCCTAAGAATTCTGAAAACTCCGGAATCTATCTGTGTTTTACTGGCCGATTTTACCAGTATCGAGGCAGCGGGCCAAGCGGTGGCGGATATTATTAAATCGGGAATGATTCCGGCGGGGATGGAGATTATGGATAATCTCAGTATCAACGCCGTGGAAGACGTGGTGGCTACCGGCTGTTATCCCCGGGATGCCGAGTCAGTTTTATTAGTGGAATTGGATGGTTTAGGGGTAGAAGTAACCAGGAATAAGCATCGGGTTGCCGAGATTTGCCGTCAAAATGGGGCGAGAAATATCACCACGGCTAATGATGCCGAAACCCGCTTGAAACTCTGGAAGGGCAGAAAAGCGGCTTTTGCGGCGGCGGGGAAAATTAGCCCTAATTATTTTGTCCAAGATGGGGTGATTCCCCGCACTCAATTGGTCTATGTTCTTCAGGAAATTAAGGCTTTAAGTGAAAAATACGGTTATAAAATCGCCAATGTTTTCCACGCCGGGGATGGCAATTTACACCCGTTGATTCTCTACGATAACAAGGTGGAGGGGGCCTGGGAAGAAGTGGAGGAATTAGGCGGTGAAATTCTCAAACTTTGTGTGCGGGTTGGCGGCAGTTTATCGGGGGAACACGGTATCGGCATCGATAAAAATTGTTATATGCCTGCTATGTTTAACGAGATTGACTTAGAAACTATGGGCTATGTGCGGGATTGCTTTAATCCCAAGGGTTTGGCTAACCCGGGGAAATTATTCCCCACCCCGCGCAGCTGTGGGGAAGCCGCTAATGCCAAAATACAAGGGTTTGCGGGGGTGGATGTGTTTTAG
- a CDS encoding 2'-5' RNA ligase family protein → MNQPQGSLFFIALLPPPEVQEIATKIKLEFAEIYNSCAALKSPPHVTLQPPFRWNLGQLPDLERCLEEFARLHAPIPLILQNFAAFKPRVIYINVQKTPELLTLQKRLLQQLESSLNIIDNVSKSRAFSPHLTVGFRDLTKDNFWKAWSKYANQELFFEVMIDEITLLIHNGKHWEIYRQFSL, encoded by the coding sequence ATGAATCAACCCCAGGGATCTCTATTTTTTATCGCGCTTTTGCCGCCGCCAGAAGTACAGGAAATTGCCACAAAAATCAAGTTAGAGTTTGCAGAAATTTACAATAGTTGCGCCGCCCTGAAATCGCCTCCCCACGTCACTCTCCAACCCCCTTTCCGCTGGAATTTAGGACAATTACCGGATTTAGAAAGATGTTTAGAGGAATTTGCCCGCTTGCACGCTCCTATTCCCCTAATTCTCCAGAATTTTGCCGCCTTTAAACCGCGAGTCATTTATATTAATGTCCAGAAAACGCCAGAATTATTAACCCTGCAAAAACGGCTTTTACAGCAGCTAGAATCTTCCCTGAATATCATTGATAATGTCTCAAAAAGCCGAGCTTTTTCGCCCCATTTAACCGTTGGCTTCCGAGATTTAACTAAAGATAATTTCTGGAAAGCTTGGTCAAAATATGCTAATCAAGAGCTATTTTTTGAGGTGATGATCGATGAAATTACCCTCCTAATTCATAACGGTAAGCACTGGGAAATTTATCGGCAATTTTCTCTATGA
- a CDS encoding YciI family protein, translated as MPWFVKIEKGIVDKTTFDRYVSAHKDYVRDLISQGRAAKTGYWAERGGGMLLFKADSLEEAQAIIVRDPLIENGCVEYELHEWRIVVE; from the coding sequence ATGCCCTGGTTTGTCAAGATAGAAAAAGGCATTGTTGATAAAACTACCTTCGATCGCTATGTCAGCGCCCATAAGGACTATGTGCGTGATTTAATTAGCCAAGGACGAGCAGCAAAAACCGGTTATTGGGCAGAAAGGGGCGGCGGAATGTTATTATTTAAGGCCGATTCTCTTGAGGAGGCTCAAGCAATTATAGTTCGCGATCCTTTAATCGAGAATGGTTGTGTGGAATACGAACTCCATGAATGGCGAATTGTCGTCGAGTAA
- the infA gene encoding translation initiation factor IF-1: MSKQDLIEMEGTVTESLPNAMFRVDLDNGFNVLAHISGKIRRNYIKILPGDRVKVELTPYDLTKGRITYRLKNQKK, encoded by the coding sequence TTGTCTAAACAAGATCTCATCGAAATGGAAGGAACCGTCACCGAATCTTTGCCCAACGCCATGTTTAGGGTGGATTTAGATAACGGTTTCAACGTCTTAGCCCATATATCTGGCAAAATCCGACGTAATTATATCAAAATCCTCCCCGGCGATCGAGTCAAAGTGGAACTGACCCCCTACGACCTAACCAAAGGCAGAATCACCTATCGCCTGAAAAATCAAAAAAAATAG
- the rpmJ gene encoding 50S ribosomal protein L36, with protein sequence MKVRASVKKMCEKCRVIRRRGRVMVICSNPKHKQRQG encoded by the coding sequence ATGAAAGTTAGAGCGTCTGTCAAAAAAATGTGCGAAAAGTGCCGCGTCATCCGTCGGCGCGGTCGAGTCATGGTAATTTGTTCTAACCCCAAACACAAGCAGAGACAAGGTTAA
- the rpsM gene encoding 30S ribosomal protein S13, with protein sequence MARIAGVDLPRDKRVEIALTYLYGVGLSRSQEVLSATGVNPDTRVKDLSDEDVAALRTYIETNYQIEGDLRRWEAMNIKRLADIGTYRGRRHRLGLPVRGQRTRTNARTRRGRRVTVAGKKKAPSKK encoded by the coding sequence GTGGCAAGGATAGCTGGTGTAGACCTACCTCGCGATAAGCGTGTGGAAATCGCCCTGACCTACCTCTACGGAGTGGGTCTATCGCGTTCCCAAGAAGTCTTATCTGCGACGGGTGTTAACCCTGACACTCGGGTCAAGGATCTCAGCGATGAAGACGTGGCGGCGCTACGGACTTATATCGAAACAAATTATCAAATCGAGGGGGATTTGAGACGCTGGGAGGCGATGAACATCAAACGCCTCGCCGATATCGGCACCTATCGGGGTCGTCGGCATCGGCTAGGATTACCCGTGCGCGGGCAACGGACGCGAACCAATGCGCGGACCCGTCGCGGTCGTCGGGTGACAGTGGCAGGGAAGAAAAAAGCCCCCTCCAAGAAATAA
- the rpsK gene encoding 30S ribosomal protein S11 — protein sequence MARPTKKTGPKKQKKNIPTGVAHIQSTFNNTIVTIADTKGDVISWASAGSSGFKGAKKGTPFAAQTAADNAARRAIEQGMRQLEVMVSGPGAGRETAIRALQGAGLEITLIRDVTPIPHNGCRPPKRRRV from the coding sequence ATGGCGCGACCAACCAAAAAAACCGGACCGAAAAAACAGAAGAAAAATATTCCTACCGGAGTCGCTCACATTCAATCGACCTTCAACAATACCATTGTCACGATCGCCGATACCAAAGGCGATGTGATCTCTTGGGCATCGGCGGGATCGAGTGGTTTTAAAGGAGCCAAAAAAGGAACCCCCTTCGCCGCCCAAACCGCCGCCGATAACGCCGCCCGCCGAGCGATCGAACAGGGAATGCGTCAACTAGAAGTGATGGTTAGTGGCCCCGGGGCAGGACGGGAAACCGCAATCCGGGCCCTGCAAGGAGCAGGATTAGAAATCACCCTGATCCGGGACGTGACTCCCATCCCCCACAATGGTTGTCGTCCTCCCAAACGCCGGAGAGTGTAA
- a CDS encoding DNA-directed RNA polymerase subunit alpha, whose protein sequence is MAQFQIECVEAKTYKNQSQYSKFVLEPLERGQGTTVGNALRRILISNLEGAAVTALRIAGVNHEFATVEGVREDVMELMLNMKEIILKSYTNQTQIGRLVATGPATVVAAQFDLPSEIEIVDRNQYVATLAEGAKLEMEFRVEKGKGYRAIDRSKEEATSLDFLQIDSIFMPVTKVNYSVEDIRSESGQARDRLLLEIWTNGSINPKEALSQAADMLVNLFNPLKDLNALESSGNFDDQEINQENQIPIEELQLSVRAYNCLKRAQINTVADLLDYSQEDLLEIKNFGQKSAEEVIEALQKRLGITLPQEKSK, encoded by the coding sequence GTGGCGCAATTTCAAATCGAGTGTGTAGAAGCAAAAACTTACAAGAATCAGAGTCAGTACAGTAAATTCGTACTAGAACCTCTGGAAAGAGGCCAGGGTACGACCGTAGGTAATGCCCTGAGACGGATTCTCATTTCCAATCTGGAAGGAGCGGCCGTGACGGCCCTGCGGATTGCGGGAGTCAATCACGAATTTGCCACCGTCGAGGGGGTACGCGAGGACGTGATGGAACTCATGCTCAACATGAAAGAAATCATCCTCAAAAGCTACACCAATCAAACCCAGATCGGGCGTTTAGTGGCAACTGGACCGGCGACAGTAGTGGCGGCACAATTCGATTTACCCTCAGAAATCGAGATAGTTGATCGCAATCAGTACGTCGCCACCCTAGCCGAAGGGGCCAAGCTAGAGATGGAATTTCGCGTGGAAAAAGGCAAAGGCTACCGGGCGATCGATCGCAGTAAAGAGGAGGCCACTTCGCTAGACTTTCTGCAAATCGACTCGATTTTTATGCCCGTAACCAAAGTCAACTACAGCGTCGAAGATATCCGTTCCGAAAGCGGTCAAGCTAGAGATCGTCTGCTCTTAGAAATTTGGACAAACGGGAGCATTAACCCCAAAGAAGCCCTTTCCCAAGCGGCCGATATGCTGGTTAATCTCTTTAACCCGCTCAAGGATCTCAACGCCCTCGAATCCTCAGGTAACTTTGACGACCAAGAGATCAACCAAGAAAACCAAATTCCGATCGAGGAACTACAATTATCTGTGCGCGCCTACAATTGCCTGAAGCGAGCGCAGATCAACACCGTAGCCGACCTCCTCGATTACAGCCAAGAAGATCTCTTAGAAATCAAAAACTTTGGGCAGAAATCGGCGGAAGAAGTCATTGAAGCCCTACAAAAACGGTTAGGCATCACCCTACCCCAAGAAAAAAGCAAGTAA
- the rplQ gene encoding 50S ribosomal protein L17, producing MRHRCKVPQLGLPADQRKALLRSLATQLIRHGQITTTLAKAKAVRAEVDHIITLAKDGSLSARRQAMGYIYDKQLVHALFEGAQARYGNRNGGYTRVVRTLRRRGDNAPMAIIELM from the coding sequence ATGAGACATCGGTGTAAAGTGCCTCAATTGGGTCTGCCGGCTGACCAAAGAAAGGCACTGCTGCGCAGCTTGGCCACCCAGCTAATTCGCCACGGTCAGATCACCACCACCCTAGCGAAAGCAAAAGCGGTGCGAGCAGAGGTAGACCACATTATCACCCTAGCTAAAGACGGTTCCCTGAGCGCCCGTCGCCAAGCCATGGGCTACATCTACGACAAACAACTGGTTCACGCCCTCTTTGAAGGCGCCCAAGCCCGTTATGGCAACCGTAACGGCGGTTATACCAGGGTAGTGCGTACCCTGCGCCGTCGCGGGGATAATGCCCCTATGGCGATTATCGAACTGATGTAA
- the truA gene encoding tRNA pseudouridine(38-40) synthase TruA, translated as MTACPQSRIALVIQYVGTNFHGWQRQPHHRSVQEEIEKALADILGHAVTLHGAGRTDSGVHAAAQVAHFQQQSPIPPAHWAKVLNARLDDDIVIRASARVPDRWHARFSALWRRYRYTLYTDPIPNLFVSPFSWHYYHRPLDADLMARALAPLLGKHHLAAFHRANSSRDHSWVEVQGVECYRQGPFVQMEIQANGFLYGMVRLLVGMLVEVGTGERSLENFTDIWVNQRRELVKYAAPAKGLCLLRVGYADFPFADSVWFETQPLYYFRA; from the coding sequence ATGACAGCTTGCCCCCAGTCGCGGATCGCCCTAGTTATCCAGTATGTGGGAACTAATTTCCACGGCTGGCAACGGCAACCCCATCACAGGAGTGTGCAGGAAGAAATCGAGAAGGCTCTGGCCGATATTCTCGGTCATGCGGTCACTCTGCACGGGGCCGGACGTACCGATAGCGGTGTTCACGCCGCCGCCCAGGTTGCCCATTTCCAGCAGCAGAGTCCGATCCCACCTGCCCATTGGGCCAAGGTTCTCAATGCTCGGCTAGATGACGATATCGTCATTCGGGCCTCGGCCCGGGTTCCCGATCGCTGGCACGCCCGTTTCTCAGCCCTCTGGCGACGTTATCGTTACACCCTCTATACGGACCCCATCCCCAATCTCTTTGTTAGCCCCTTTAGTTGGCACTACTACCATCGTCCCCTCGATGCCGATTTGATGGCCAGGGCCCTGGCTCCCTTATTGGGTAAGCACCATCTAGCCGCCTTTCACCGTGCCAACTCTAGTCGTGACCATTCTTGGGTAGAAGTACAGGGGGTGGAGTGCTACCGTCAAGGGCCGTTTGTACAGATGGAAATCCAAGCCAATGGCTTTTTATACGGGATGGTGCGCCTATTGGTGGGAATGTTGGTGGAGGTGGGAACTGGTGAGCGATCGCTAGAAAACTTTACCGACATCTGGGTCAATCAGCGCCGAGAATTGGTCAAATACGCCGCACCAGCTAAAGGACTATGTTTACTGCGGGTGGGTTACGCCGATTTTCCCTTTGCCGATAGCGTCTGGTTCGAGACTCAGCCTCTTTATTATTTCCGAGCATAG
- the rplM gene encoding 50S ribosomal protein L13 produces the protein MNKTPLPNLETLEQKWYVIDAADQRLGRLATEIAMILRGKNKATFTPHLDTGDFVIVINAEKVTVTGKKRQQKVYRRDSGRPGGMKVESFDKLQKRIPERIIEHAVKGMLPKNSLGRKLFTKLKVYAGAEHPHQAQQPEVLAINTIPAGGN, from the coding sequence ATGAACAAAACACCTCTACCAAATTTAGAGACTCTAGAGCAGAAATGGTACGTCATTGATGCGGCCGATCAGCGTCTAGGTCGTCTGGCCACCGAGATCGCAATGATTCTACGGGGCAAAAATAAAGCCACCTTCACCCCCCATCTGGATACGGGGGATTTTGTCATTGTTATTAACGCTGAAAAAGTGACGGTGACGGGCAAAAAACGCCAACAGAAAGTTTATCGCCGCGACTCCGGCAGACCGGGTGGTATGAAGGTAGAAAGCTTCGATAAACTGCAAAAACGCATTCCCGAACGGATTATCGAACACGCTGTTAAGGGAATGCTCCCGAAAAATAGCTTAGGTCGGAAATTGTTCACGAAACTGAAAGTTTATGCCGGTGCGGAACATCCCCATCAGGCACAACAACCGGAAGTTTTAGCGATTAATACGATTCCCGCAGGAGGAAATTAA
- the rpsI gene encoding 30S ribosomal protein S9, which yields MQATDSKNKVVYWGTGRRKSAVASVRLVPGTGAITVNGRDGETHFNRIPTYIQTIKAPLETLGLENEYDIIVKAEGGGLTGQADAVKLGVARALCQLAPENRPPLKSEGYLTRDPRAKERKKYGLHKARKAPQYSKR from the coding sequence ATGCAAGCCACGGACAGTAAAAATAAGGTAGTTTATTGGGGAACGGGACGACGCAAATCGGCGGTCGCTTCCGTGCGTCTCGTGCCGGGGACGGGGGCAATTACCGTTAACGGTCGCGATGGGGAAACCCATTTTAACCGTATTCCCACCTATATCCAGACGATTAAGGCTCCTCTGGAGACCTTGGGACTGGAAAACGAGTATGATATCATCGTTAAGGCCGAGGGCGGTGGTTTGACCGGCCAAGCGGACGCGGTGAAATTGGGTGTCGCTAGAGCTTTGTGTCAATTGGCCCCGGAAAATCGTCCTCCCCTCAAGAGTGAAGGTTATCTGACTCGGGATCCCCGGGCGAAGGAACGGAAAAAATACGGTCTTCACAAAGCGCGTAAAGCGCCTCAATACTCGAAACGTTAG
- the rpmE gene encoding 50S ribosomal protein L31, with protein MPKKIHPTWYPEAKVICNGELVMTVGSTKPEIHVEVWSGNHPFYTGTQKMIDTEGRVDRFLRKYKMGDKSSKKADQK; from the coding sequence ATGCCGAAAAAAATTCATCCTACTTGGTATCCGGAAGCTAAGGTGATCTGTAATGGTGAACTGGTGATGACGGTGGGTTCGACAAAACCAGAAATTCATGTGGAGGTTTGGTCTGGTAATCATCCTTTTTATACGGGAACCCAGAAGATGATCGATACGGAGGGCCGGGTCGATCGCTTCTTGCGTAAGTACAAAATGGGCGATAAGTCAAGCAAAAAGGCCGATCAGAAATAA